A genomic stretch from Haloferax sp. Atlit-12N includes:
- a CDS encoding presenilin family intramembrane aspartyl protease PSH produces the protein MSRRAYRGVALAALIFLVVQVGALALVPTFFEQGYQTVEDPTDPTNSLLYIGAILAMTAFMLAAFKYDLDQVIRLVIVFTSGLLAWYVFAVLVPNGLVAIALSAGVSLALLVYPEWYVIDAAGALMGAGAAALFGISFGLLPAIVLLSVLAIYDAISVYKTKHMLDLAEGVMDLRIPVVLVIPTTLSYSLLDDDFARDANEVGDGENATDGGEPADVTDAETETETAAADADESDPADRDAFFIGLGDAVMPTVMVASGAFFSEAPSLGFGALPALNLPALLAMVGTFAGFSGLMWAVMKGRAHAGLPLLNGGAIGGYLVGSVVAGVPLVSALGLAPYL, from the coding sequence ATGTCACGCCGTGCCTATCGGGGGGTCGCCCTCGCCGCCCTCATCTTCCTCGTCGTGCAGGTGGGTGCGCTCGCCCTCGTGCCGACGTTCTTCGAACAGGGGTACCAGACGGTCGAAGACCCCACCGACCCGACGAACAGCCTCCTCTACATCGGCGCGATTCTCGCCATGACCGCGTTCATGCTCGCGGCGTTCAAGTACGACCTCGACCAGGTCATCCGCCTCGTCATCGTCTTCACGAGCGGCCTGCTCGCGTGGTACGTCTTCGCCGTCCTCGTCCCCAACGGCCTCGTCGCCATCGCCCTCTCGGCGGGCGTCTCGCTCGCCTTGCTCGTCTACCCCGAGTGGTACGTCATCGACGCCGCCGGGGCGCTCATGGGCGCGGGCGCGGCCGCCCTGTTCGGCATTAGCTTCGGCCTGCTGCCGGCCATCGTGCTCCTTTCCGTCCTCGCCATCTACGACGCCATCAGCGTCTACAAGACGAAACACATGCTCGACCTCGCGGAGGGCGTGATGGACCTCCGCATCCCGGTCGTGCTCGTCATCCCGACGACGCTGTCGTACTCGCTTCTCGACGACGACTTCGCCCGCGACGCCAACGAGGTCGGCGACGGCGAGAACGCGACCGACGGCGGCGAACCGGCGGACGTGACTGACGCGGAGACTGAAACCGAGACGGCCGCCGCCGATGCCGACGAGTCCGACCCCGCCGACCGCGACGCCTTCTTCATCGGTCTCGGCGACGCGGTCATGCCGACCGTGATGGTCGCCTCGGGTGCGTTCTTCTCCGAAGCGCCGTCGCTCGGCTTCGGCGCGCTTCCGGCGCTCAACCTCCCGGCACTCCTCGCCATGGTTGGGACGTTCGCCGGGTTCAGCGGGCTGATGTGGGCCGTGATGAAGGGCCGGGCGCACGCCGGCCTGCCGCTTCTCAACGGCGGCGCAATCGGCGGCTACCTCGTCGGCTCGGTCGTCGCGGGCGTCCCGCTCGTCTCCGCGCTCGGCCTCGCGCCGTACCTCTGA
- a CDS encoding PUA domain-containing protein — translation MTEGHATDLDDLRVVADYQFGAGAGDALFPADADIELSRSRSGRPRQVYVEGDRVTSYGTDGRFTLGFAGGRRLYDSLDGDAYVVRVGDESVPFVRDGKNAFAKFVTDADPAVRSGDEVCVVGPDGDLLGVGRAELSANAMLDFDAGMAVRVREGADEV, via the coding sequence ATGACCGAAGGCCACGCGACCGATTTGGACGACCTCCGGGTCGTCGCCGACTACCAGTTCGGGGCCGGCGCGGGCGACGCGCTGTTCCCGGCCGACGCGGACATCGAACTCTCGCGCTCGCGGAGCGGCCGCCCGCGACAGGTGTACGTCGAGGGCGACCGCGTCACCTCCTACGGCACCGACGGCCGGTTCACCCTCGGCTTCGCCGGCGGCCGCCGCCTCTACGACAGTCTCGACGGCGATGCCTACGTCGTCCGCGTCGGCGACGAGTCGGTTCCGTTCGTCCGCGACGGCAAGAACGCGTTCGCGAAGTTCGTCACCGACGCCGACCCGGCGGTTCGCTCGGGCGACGAGGTGTGCGTCGTCGGCCCCGACGGCGACCTGCTGGGCGTCGGTCGCGCGGAACTCTCCGCAAACGCGATGCTCGATTTCGACGCGGGGATGGCGGTTCGCGTCCGCGAAGGCGCAGACGAAGTGTGA
- a CDS encoding NYN domain-containing protein: MTEIHPNQRVAILADAQNLYHTAQSLYSRNIDYSSLLKKGTAGRALTRAIAYVIRADSPDEGSFFDALVDIGFETKIKDIKTFGDGSKKADWDLGIALDAVSLADHVDTVVLCSGDGDFERLCTHLRHEGVRVEVMAFKESTADELVEAADTFIDLSERKETFLL, from the coding sequence ATGACCGAGATTCACCCCAACCAGCGCGTCGCCATCCTCGCCGACGCGCAGAACCTCTACCATACGGCACAGAGTCTGTACTCGCGGAACATCGACTACTCGTCGCTCCTCAAGAAGGGGACGGCGGGCCGCGCGCTCACCCGCGCCATCGCCTACGTCATCCGGGCGGACTCGCCCGACGAGGGGAGTTTTTTCGATGCACTCGTCGACATCGGTTTCGAGACGAAAATAAAGGACATCAAGACGTTCGGTGACGGCTCGAAGAAGGCCGACTGGGACCTCGGCATCGCGCTCGACGCGGTCAGCCTCGCCGACCACGTCGACACGGTCGTCCTCTGTTCGGGGGACGGCGACTTCGAGCGGCTCTGTACCCACCTCCGCCACGAGGGCGTCCGCGTCGAGGTGATGGCGTTCAAGGAGTCCACCGCGGACGAACTCGTCGAGGCGGCGGACACGTTCATCGACCTCTCCGAACGAAAAGAGACGTTCCTGCTGTAA
- the dapA gene encoding 4-hydroxy-tetrahydrodipicolinate synthase, with the protein MTSLDFRGVYPAMTTPFHEDGSIDFEQFQADVRRLEEAGVDGIVPVGSTGESATLTHDEHVEVVEAAVEAVEDVPVIAGSGSNSTREALELSRRSADAGADALLLISPYYNKPEQSGLVEHYRTIADEIDLPQIVYNVPGRTGSNILPETAATLAEHPNITAYKAASGDLGQISEVVERTRDEQFAVLSGDDALTLPVLSVGGVGAISVTANVEPARVGAMVHSALQGDYERARDIHHDLAPLNRHLFSETNPIPVKEAMEIRGYGPARLRPPLTRLTEENTEELRRLLSDLEAEQAIPDGGAAE; encoded by the coding sequence ATGACATCACTCGACTTCCGCGGCGTCTATCCCGCGATGACCACGCCGTTCCACGAGGACGGCAGTATCGACTTCGAACAGTTCCAAGCCGACGTGCGACGCCTCGAAGAAGCCGGCGTCGACGGCATCGTCCCCGTCGGTTCGACCGGCGAGTCCGCGACGCTCACCCACGACGAACACGTCGAGGTCGTCGAGGCGGCCGTCGAGGCCGTCGAGGACGTGCCCGTCATCGCCGGCTCCGGTTCGAACTCGACCCGCGAGGCGCTCGAACTCTCCCGACGCTCCGCCGACGCCGGGGCCGACGCGCTGCTTCTCATCTCGCCGTACTACAACAAGCCCGAGCAGAGCGGTCTCGTCGAGCACTACCGGACCATCGCCGACGAAATCGACCTGCCGCAAATCGTCTACAACGTCCCCGGCCGCACCGGGAGCAACATCCTGCCCGAGACGGCCGCGACGCTCGCCGAGCACCCGAACATCACCGCGTACAAGGCCGCCAGCGGCGACCTCGGCCAGATTTCGGAGGTCGTCGAGCGAACCCGAGACGAGCAGTTCGCGGTGCTGTCGGGCGACGACGCGCTCACGCTCCCGGTTCTCTCGGTCGGCGGCGTCGGGGCCATCTCGGTCACGGCGAACGTCGAACCCGCGCGCGTCGGCGCGATGGTGCACTCCGCCCTGCAGGGCGACTACGAGCGCGCCCGCGACATCCACCACGACCTCGCCCCGCTGAACCGCCACCTGTTCTCCGAGACGAACCCCATCCCGGTCAAGGAGGCCATGGAGATTCGGGGCTACGGCCCGGCGCGCCTGCGTCCGCCGCTCACCCGACTCACGGAGGAGAACACCGAGGAACTGCGCCGCCTGCTGTCCGACCTCGAAGCCGAACAGGCGATTCCGGACGGGGGTGCTGCCGAGTGA
- the dapB gene encoding 4-hydroxy-tetrahydrodipicolinate reductase — MTVSIGVTGATGRMGGEVLAAAAERDDLSVTFAVSRSPGDEVEGVAVEDAADFADLLASHAPDAVVDFTGPASCIEYASACAEAGVAFVTGTTGLSEGGFDALREAASGVPVLYASNFSRGIAALRRAVREAVPALDGYDIELTETHHNAKRDAPSGTALTILDDIDDVRGDSERVHGREGEAPRSEGEVGVHARRAGDIAGEHEVLLAGNHESLSLTHRAGSRGVFAAGALDAAAWLADRDAGWYDFTEVLE; from the coding sequence GTGACGGTCTCCATCGGTGTCACCGGCGCGACCGGCCGCATGGGCGGGGAAGTCCTCGCCGCGGCCGCCGAACGCGACGACCTGTCCGTCACCTTCGCGGTCAGCCGCTCGCCCGGCGACGAGGTCGAAGGCGTCGCCGTCGAAGATGCGGCCGACTTCGCCGACCTGCTCGCCTCGCACGCCCCCGACGCCGTGGTCGACTTCACCGGCCCGGCGTCCTGCATCGAGTACGCGTCGGCCTGCGCGGAGGCGGGTGTCGCCTTCGTCACCGGCACGACCGGCCTGAGCGAGGGCGGCTTCGACGCGCTCCGCGAGGCCGCATCGGGGGTTCCGGTGCTGTACGCCTCGAACTTCTCGCGCGGCATCGCGGCGCTCCGCCGGGCCGTCCGCGAGGCGGTCCCGGCCCTCGACGGCTACGACATCGAACTCACCGAGACGCACCACAACGCCAAGCGTGACGCCCCGAGCGGGACGGCGCTGACCATCCTCGACGATATCGACGACGTGCGTGGCGACTCCGAGCGCGTTCACGGCCGTGAGGGCGAAGCGCCCCGGTCTGAGGGCGAAGTCGGCGTCCACGCTCGCCGGGCGGGGGATATTGCCGGTGAGCACGAGGTATTACTGGCTGGAAATCACGAGTCACTATCACTCACACACCGCGCGGGGTCGCGGGGGGTCTTCGCCGCTGGCGCACTCGACGCCGCGGCGTGGCTCGCCGACCGCGACGCCGGGTGGTACGACTTCACCGAGGTACTCGAATGA
- a CDS encoding 2,3,4,5-tetrahydropyridine-2,6-dicarboxylate N-succinyltransferase produces the protein MNLESDVRDLWQRYDDGDVDAASATVDELDTLDAFLDALEAGEVRAAEKTGSDVTSWEANEWVKRGILLNFGLRETLAREYGDVRYHDVLPLRDTEDLGERGTRNTPDGTAIRRGAYLGSDCIMMSPSFVNVGAYVGDGTLVDSCDTVGSCAQIGANVKLGANTLIGGVLEPVEDAPVVVEDGAALGAGCRVTSGFVVGENSIVGENTLLTPRIPVYDLVDEEIYYGHLPANRRAFTRFVESSLGDHDLFAGGAYKPAVVALDIEDDTLDATRREEALRE, from the coding sequence ATGAATCTGGAATCCGACGTACGAGACCTGTGGCAGCGATACGACGACGGCGACGTAGACGCCGCGTCGGCGACCGTCGACGAACTCGACACGCTCGACGCGTTCCTCGACGCCCTCGAGGCGGGCGAGGTGCGCGCCGCCGAGAAGACCGGCTCCGACGTGACCTCGTGGGAGGCCAACGAGTGGGTCAAGCGGGGCATCCTGCTCAACTTCGGCCTGCGCGAGACGCTCGCCCGCGAGTACGGCGACGTCCGCTATCACGACGTGCTCCCCCTGCGCGACACCGAGGACCTCGGGGAGCGCGGCACGCGAAACACCCCGGACGGCACCGCCATCCGCCGCGGCGCGTATCTCGGCTCCGACTGCATCATGATGAGCCCCTCGTTCGTGAACGTCGGCGCGTACGTCGGCGACGGCACGCTCGTGGACTCCTGTGACACCGTCGGCTCCTGCGCGCAAATCGGCGCGAACGTCAAGCTCGGCGCGAACACGCTCATCGGCGGCGTGCTCGAACCCGTCGAAGATGCGCCAGTCGTCGTCGAAGACGGCGCGGCGCTCGGCGCGGGCTGTCGGGTCACCTCCGGCTTCGTCGTCGGCGAGAACTCCATCGTCGGCGAAAACACCCTTCTCACGCCCCGCATCCCCGTCTACGACCTCGTGGACGAGGAGATTTACTACGGCCACCTACCCGCGAACCGTCGCGCCTTCACGCGCTTCGTGGAGTCGTCGCTCGGCGACCACGACCTGTTCGCCGGCGGCGCGTACAAGCCCGCGGTCGTCGCCCTCGACATCGAGGACGACACCCTCGACGCGACCCGTCGGGAGGAGGCGCTGCGCGAATGA
- the lysA gene encoding diaminopimelate decarboxylase, giving the protein MSGGGPAVRRLSDWDREHLLSLADEFGSPLYVTDLRRVRENCVRLREAFPEAHVSYAVKAHAGRAVLETVREAGVDAECASAGEVERALDAGFPGERVRYTAVNPPDADLDHVVSRWESNPEMTVTVGAADTIDRLRERGFDGRLCLRANPGVGAGHHEKVTTGGHAKFGIPIDRVPNLADDVRDEFDLVGVHAHAGSGISGDDLSAHRELVRRMGDLAREVGDLEFVDVGGGFGVPYREDEPPLDLDAVADATREALGEVDAQLAIEPGRYVVADAGVLLSRVNTVKNAPETTVVGIDAGMTTLLRPAMYDAYHAISNLSRPDADPVSTIVAGPVCETSDVFADGRELPAPERGDCLALGNAGAYGYEMASTYNSRPRPPEVVLDADGHRLARRRETLDDVTALERTVSEHIPN; this is encoded by the coding sequence ATGAGCGGCGGCGGGCCGGCCGTCCGGCGGCTCTCGGACTGGGACCGCGAGCACCTGCTGTCGCTCGCCGACGAGTTCGGGTCGCCGCTGTACGTGACCGACCTCCGTCGCGTCCGCGAGAACTGCGTCCGCCTCCGCGAGGCGTTCCCCGAAGCGCACGTCAGCTACGCCGTCAAGGCCCACGCCGGTCGGGCGGTGCTCGAAACCGTCCGCGAGGCCGGCGTCGACGCCGAGTGCGCCTCCGCGGGCGAAGTCGAGCGCGCCCTCGACGCCGGCTTCCCCGGCGAGCGCGTCCGCTACACGGCGGTCAACCCGCCGGACGCCGACCTCGACCACGTCGTCTCGCGCTGGGAGTCGAATCCCGAGATGACCGTCACCGTCGGCGCGGCGGACACTATCGACCGCCTGCGCGAGCGCGGCTTCGACGGTCGGCTCTGCCTCCGGGCGAACCCCGGCGTCGGCGCGGGCCACCACGAGAAGGTCACGACCGGCGGGCACGCGAAGTTCGGCATCCCCATCGACCGCGTCCCCAACCTCGCCGACGACGTGCGCGACGAGTTCGACCTCGTCGGCGTCCACGCCCACGCGGGAAGCGGTATCTCCGGCGACGACCTCTCGGCGCACCGCGAGTTGGTCCGCCGGATGGGCGACCTCGCCCGCGAGGTCGGCGACCTCGAATTCGTGGACGTGGGCGGCGGCTTCGGCGTCCCCTACCGCGAGGACGAACCGCCGCTCGACCTCGACGCCGTCGCCGACGCGACCCGCGAGGCGCTCGGCGAGGTGGACGCACAACTCGCAATCGAACCCGGCCGCTACGTCGTCGCCGACGCCGGCGTGCTCCTCTCGCGGGTCAACACCGTGAAGAACGCCCCCGAGACGACCGTCGTCGGCATCGACGCTGGTATGACGACTCTGCTCCGACCGGCGATGTACGACGCGTACCACGCGATTTCGAACCTCTCTCGGCCCGACGCCGACCCGGTTTCGACCATCGTCGCGGGCCCCGTCTGCGAGACGAGCGACGTGTTCGCAGACGGTCGCGAACTCCCCGCCCCCGAGCGCGGCGACTGTCTCGCGCTCGGCAACGCGGGGGCGTACGGCTACGAGATGGCGAGCACCTACAACTCTCGACCACGCCCCCCGGAAGTCGTCCTCGACGCCGACGGCCACCGACTGGCCCGCCGGCGCGAGACCCTCGACGACGTCACCGCACTCGAACGAACCGTATCCGAGCACATCCCCAACTGA
- the dapF gene encoding diaminopimelate epimerase, producing the protein MSVLNTVPFEKFHGTGNDFFVVDADDPVPDRPAFARTHCDREAGITMSESERRGADGVLFLALESRYDPPRVVMTLVQPDGSVAAMCGNGARVAAAWAAERTGTNEVMIDTPAGTRRASLDGTDVTVEMGAPSFAPRDVPLASDDELVETDVEGLTVTAVNTGVPHAVAFVDDVDDVDLESVAPAVRHAPVFPEGANVTLASPDGEGGFRQRTFERGVEGETQSCGTGAVAVVAAAKRLGRVSGDDPVTVTPPGGALSVTVPDGGAALLGGPAVYEGDGEADIVFRER; encoded by the coding sequence ATGAGCGTACTCAACACCGTTCCCTTCGAAAAGTTCCACGGCACTGGAAACGACTTCTTCGTCGTCGACGCCGACGACCCGGTCCCGGACCGCCCCGCCTTCGCCCGCACCCACTGCGACCGCGAGGCCGGAATTACCATGAGCGAGAGCGAGCGACGCGGCGCAGACGGCGTCCTGTTCCTCGCGCTCGAATCGCGCTACGACCCGCCGCGGGTCGTCATGACCCTCGTCCAACCCGACGGCTCCGTCGCCGCCATGTGCGGCAACGGCGCTCGCGTCGCGGCCGCGTGGGCCGCCGAGCGAACCGGCACGAACGAAGTCATGATAGACACGCCCGCCGGCACCCGCCGCGCGAGCCTCGACGGTACCGACGTGACCGTCGAGATGGGCGCGCCCTCGTTTGCGCCCCGCGACGTACCGCTCGCGTCCGACGACGAACTCGTCGAGACCGACGTCGAGGGACTGACCGTCACGGCCGTCAACACGGGCGTCCCCCACGCCGTCGCCTTCGTCGACGACGTGGACGACGTGGACCTCGAATCCGTCGCGCCGGCAGTCCGCCACGCGCCGGTCTTCCCGGAGGGCGCGAACGTCACGCTCGCCTCCCCAGACGGTGAGGGCGGCTTCCGCCAGCGCACCTTCGAGCGCGGCGTCGAAGGCGAGACGCAGTCCTGCGGCACCGGCGCGGTCGCCGTCGTCGCGGCCGCGAAGCGACTCGGACGCGTCTCCGGTGACGACCCCGTAACCGTCACCCCACCGGGCGGTGCACTCTCCGTGACCGTCCCCGACGGAGGAGCGGCGCTCCTCGGCGGCCCGGCCGTCTACGAGGGCGACGGCGAAGCCGACATCGTCTTCCGCGAGCGATGA
- a CDS encoding M20 family metallopeptidase produces MSGDADGFDPVAFLERAVPVASNDDVSEMRDLLVETLESEGVTPTVDDAGNTVASKGAAEPTTHLVLNTHIDTVSPHVPYERDEGVIRGRGSCDAKGPLAALLSAFFAADPSPDARVTLAITPDEELLSTGAAALDVDGDMYIVGEPTGLDVCTAAKGRFEGTVSLSGVAAHAAEPQSGSNAVDALAPVLDALRSFDDDREAHPELGPATLTPTMVDGGANSNQVPADCRLVVDRRSVPPETADGFREELQSTLRAAVPDDVGVDFALTERPTPFLEAFATDPDHELVTTLADASRDAGGRAEVRPFTAATEASYFSPAPVVVFGPGDLADDEGAVAHADREYVRTDDVRTAAAALRAAVAALTA; encoded by the coding sequence ATGAGCGGCGACGCCGACGGGTTCGACCCCGTGGCGTTCCTCGAACGGGCCGTCCCCGTCGCGTCGAACGACGACGTGAGCGAAATGCGCGACCTGCTGGTCGAGACGCTCGAATCCGAGGGCGTCACCCCGACAGTAGACGACGCCGGCAACACCGTCGCCTCGAAGGGAGCGGCGGAGCCGACGACGCACCTCGTCCTCAACACGCACATCGACACCGTCTCGCCGCACGTCCCGTACGAACGCGACGAGGGCGTCATCCGCGGCCGCGGCTCCTGCGACGCGAAAGGGCCGCTCGCGGCGCTGTTGTCGGCGTTCTTCGCCGCCGACCCCAGCCCCGACGCGCGAGTGACGCTGGCTATCACGCCCGACGAGGAACTCCTCTCGACGGGCGCGGCCGCCCTCGACGTAGACGGCGACATGTACATCGTCGGCGAGCCGACCGGCCTCGACGTCTGTACGGCCGCGAAGGGTCGGTTCGAGGGAACGGTGTCGCTGTCGGGCGTCGCCGCGCACGCGGCCGAACCGCAGTCGGGGAGCAACGCCGTGGACGCGCTCGCGCCGGTCCTCGACGCCCTCCGGTCGTTCGACGACGACCGCGAGGCACACCCCGAACTCGGTCCGGCGACGCTGACGCCGACGATGGTCGACGGCGGGGCGAACTCGAATCAGGTGCCCGCCGACTGCCGACTCGTGGTCGACCGCCGGAGCGTCCCGCCGGAGACGGCCGACGGCTTCCGCGAGGAACTCCAATCGACGCTCCGTGCAGCGGTGCCCGACGACGTTGGCGTCGACTTCGCGCTCACGGAGCGCCCGACGCCGTTCCTCGAAGCGTTCGCGACCGACCCCGACCACGAACTCGTGACGACGCTCGCCGACGCCTCCCGAGACGCCGGCGGCCGGGCGGAGGTTCGGCCCTTTACGGCCGCGACCGAGGCCTCCTACTTCTCGCCCGCGCCCGTCGTCGTCTTCGGTCCCGGCGACCTCGCCGACGACGAGGGCGCAGTCGCGCACGCCGACAGAGAGTACGTGCGTACCGACGACGTGCGAACCGCGGCCGCCGCGCTCCGCGCCGCCGTCGCCGCGCTCACCGCCTAA
- a CDS encoding BGTF surface domain-containing protein, whose translation MRPPHLVVVLLVVVALSLPGAVAADGTVIDHSGEGLTLDAADGEHIHGSTPFESGTLIGVRVQSVGDTHSFLVSRIVRVGENGTFDVTFDLSGLSQLRGGPVQVSIRHNQQAIYQENATLVTYDMPGDSTLTPDVETTETTTETAQPSTTTTATPTDSLSGFEVPGFGAGAGVVALCLASLAAYARF comes from the coding sequence ATGCGCCCTCCCCACCTCGTCGTCGTCCTCCTCGTCGTGGTCGCGCTCTCGCTTCCGGGGGCCGTCGCCGCCGACGGCACCGTTATCGACCACTCCGGCGAGGGACTCACTCTCGACGCAGCCGATGGCGAGCACATCCACGGTTCGACTCCGTTCGAGTCCGGGACGCTCATCGGCGTCCGCGTGCAGTCCGTCGGTGACACCCACTCGTTCCTCGTTTCGAGGATCGTCCGCGTCGGCGAAAACGGGACGTTCGACGTGACGTTCGACCTCTCGGGGCTGTCCCAGCTCCGCGGCGGTCCGGTTCAAGTCTCGATTCGCCACAACCAGCAGGCCATCTACCAAGAAAACGCCACGCTCGTGACGTACGACATGCCCGGTGACTCGACGCTCACGCCCGACGTCGAGACCACGGAGACGACGACCGAAACGGCCCAGCCGTCGACGACGACGACGGCGACGCCGACCGACTCGCTGTCCGGGTTCGAGGTGCCCGGCTTCGGCGCCGGTGCGGGCGTCGTCGCGCTCTGTCTCGCGTCGCTCGCCGCGTACGCCCGGTTCTAA
- a CDS encoding RNase P subunit p30 family protein → MYEAVYAHPDGESTASRAAVAAGRYDYDGVVVRALDASPDYDRLRETLDVDLVDAVEIDASNPERASGAVGNYRPQRELLILRGGTNALNRFAVEQPRVDVLSRPMEGNGNFNHVLAKAARDNGVRVEFDFGPVLRSDGGTRVQAISALRKLRELVEYYDAPYVVSATPSSHLQLRSPRELAGLGEVIGFDREQVLDGLREWGRLAARNRERMSESFIAPGVKRGRYEEDD, encoded by the coding sequence ATGTACGAGGCGGTCTACGCACACCCCGACGGCGAGAGCACGGCCAGTCGCGCCGCCGTCGCCGCCGGTCGGTACGACTACGACGGCGTCGTCGTCCGCGCGCTCGACGCCAGCCCCGACTACGACCGCCTCCGCGAGACGCTCGACGTTGACCTCGTCGACGCCGTCGAAATCGACGCGTCGAACCCGGAACGCGCCAGCGGCGCGGTCGGGAACTACCGCCCGCAGCGCGAACTACTCATCCTCCGCGGCGGCACGAACGCGCTCAACCGCTTCGCCGTCGAACAGCCGCGAGTGGACGTGCTCTCGCGCCCCATGGAGGGCAACGGCAACTTCAACCACGTCCTCGCCAAGGCCGCCCGCGACAACGGCGTCCGCGTGGAGTTCGACTTCGGGCCGGTGCTCCGAAGCGACGGTGGGACTCGCGTGCAGGCGATTTCGGCCCTTCGGAAGCTCCGCGAACTCGTCGAGTACTACGACGCCCCCTACGTCGTCTCCGCGACCCCGTCGTCGCACCTCCAACTGCGGAGCCCCCGCGAGCTGGCGGGACTCGGCGAGGTCATCGGCTTCGACCGCGAGCAGGTGCTCGACGGTCTCCGCGAGTGGGGCCGCCTCGCGGCGCGCAACCGCGAGCGCATGTCCGAGTCGTTCATAGCCCCCGGCGTCAAACGGGGACGGTATGAAGAAGACGATTGA
- a CDS encoding class I SAM-dependent methyltransferase codes for MKKTIEEHAARFSHIAAEYDDSQDSDEYRACVSLVVHYADPSPEDVVLDLGTGTGAIALALAPDAKRVIGRDISEGMLEQARTKAAEVGIENVEFGEGRFREPNVDDDEQVDIVVTNFAMHHLSDEEKREAIGVIADLEPRRFVLGDVMFFGTPDPDEPFYSPEVDDPATVGFLADALTDAGFVLTAVESVHEQVGVLVAERAPNADE; via the coding sequence ATGAAGAAGACGATTGAGGAACACGCCGCCCGCTTTTCCCACATCGCCGCGGAGTACGACGATTCGCAAGACAGCGATGAGTACCGCGCGTGCGTCTCGCTCGTCGTCCACTACGCCGACCCCTCCCCCGAGGACGTGGTCCTCGACCTCGGTACCGGCACGGGCGCTATCGCTCTCGCGCTCGCCCCCGACGCGAAGCGCGTCATCGGCCGCGACATCAGCGAGGGGATGCTCGAACAGGCCCGAACCAAGGCCGCCGAAGTCGGTATCGAGAACGTCGAGTTCGGCGAAGGCCGGTTCCGAGAACCGAACGTGGACGACGACGAGCAGGTGGATATCGTGGTCACGAACTTCGCCATGCACCACCTCTCCGACGAGGAAAAACGCGAGGCTATCGGCGTCATCGCCGACCTCGAACCGCGCCGGTTCGTCCTCGGCGACGTGATGTTCTTCGGGACGCCCGACCCCGACGAGCCGTTCTACTCGCCCGAGGTTGACGACCCCGCGACCGTCGGATTCCTCGCCGACGCGCTCACTGACGCCGGGTTCGTCCTCACCGCCGTCGAGTCCGTCCACGAGCAGGTGGGCGTCCTCGTCGCCGAGCGAGCGCCGAACGCCGACGAGTGA
- a CDS encoding Rpp14/Pop5 family protein, producing the protein MKHLPKHLRPRRRYLAVEIETWPDADLARGPFQRELWYAAQNLYGDAGSADADLTVLGFDYADGIAETVVRARRGHVEDARAALACIDAVGGDPVGVRVRGVSGTVRACSERYLHGRAGISEERTVVFENESRTAVVRDSLLDVGGSDGFTGATQLDFE; encoded by the coding sequence ATGAAACACCTGCCCAAACACCTCCGGCCGCGACGGCGCTACCTCGCCGTCGAAATCGAGACGTGGCCCGATGCCGACCTCGCCCGCGGGCCGTTCCAGCGCGAACTCTGGTACGCCGCCCAGAACCTCTACGGCGACGCCGGGAGCGCCGACGCCGACCTGACCGTCCTCGGGTTCGACTACGCCGACGGCATCGCCGAGACCGTCGTCCGCGCCCGGCGCGGTCACGTCGAAGACGCCCGGGCCGCACTCGCCTGCATCGACGCCGTCGGCGGCGACCCAGTCGGGGTGAGAGTGCGAGGCGTCTCGGGGACAGTGCGTGCCTGTTCGGAAAGGTATTTACACGGCCGGGCCGGAATTTCTGAGGAGAGAACCGTCGTGTTCGAGAACGAATCCCGAACCGCTGTCGTCCGCGACTCACTCTTGGACGTCGGCGGCTCGGACGGGTTCACGGGCGCGACGCAACTCGATTTCGAGTGA